One Antarctobacter heliothermus DNA segment encodes these proteins:
- a CDS encoding NAD(P)-dependent oxidoreductase, with translation MKVHILDDWYDSLRALPSFQALDGHDVTVWTDRAPDSATLAARFKDAEAVVLFRDRSAITPDLAAALNGVKLIAMRGQHAHVDVQALTREGILFCSKMTKDGPSTPTAELTFGLIIAALRYLPDQIASARAGAWQGDAPLGRNVAGKTLGLYGYGGIARVVAGFARAFGMRVQLWASDDSRARAAADGETVPPSRAEFFATSDVVSVHKRLTSDTRNEITRADLMTMMPGSILVNTSRAGLIEEGAILDALNSGRIGRAALDVFAGEPISDPADPLLSHPGVIPTPHVGFITEEELDKQFGDIYALVNAFGSANPVDMINPEVWTTGRN, from the coding sequence ATGAAAGTTCATATTCTCGACGACTGGTATGACAGCCTGCGCGCTCTGCCCTCGTTTCAGGCTCTCGACGGCCATGACGTCACCGTCTGGACAGACCGCGCGCCCGACAGCGCCACACTTGCCGCACGGTTCAAGGATGCCGAGGCGGTCGTGTTGTTTCGTGACCGCAGCGCCATCACACCCGACCTAGCCGCCGCTTTGAACGGTGTAAAACTGATCGCCATGCGCGGCCAGCATGCCCATGTCGATGTCCAGGCCCTGACCCGCGAGGGCATCCTGTTTTGTTCCAAGATGACCAAGGACGGACCATCGACCCCAACCGCCGAGCTGACCTTTGGTTTGATCATTGCCGCGCTGCGCTACCTGCCCGATCAGATCGCGTCGGCACGGGCAGGCGCGTGGCAAGGCGACGCGCCACTCGGGCGCAATGTGGCGGGCAAGACCCTTGGGCTTTATGGTTACGGCGGGATCGCACGGGTAGTGGCCGGGTTTGCACGCGCCTTTGGCATGCGGGTACAGCTCTGGGCCTCTGACGACAGCCGCGCCCGCGCCGCTGCGGACGGCGAAACCGTCCCGCCCAGCCGCGCCGAGTTTTTCGCCACCTCTGATGTCGTGTCTGTTCACAAGCGGCTGACATCCGACACCCGCAATGAGATCACCCGCGCCGACCTGATGACAATGATGCCGGGGTCAATCCTTGTGAACACATCGCGGGCCGGGCTGATCGAAGAGGGGGCCATTCTGGATGCGCTCAATTCCGGGCGGATTGGGCGGGCGGCACTGGACGTTTTCGCAGGTGAACCCATAAGCGATCCGGCGGACCCGCTGCTATCCCATCCGGGGGTCATCCCGACCCCGCATGTCGGATTCATCACGGAAGAGGAACTCGACAAGCAATTTGGTGACATCTACGCGCTGGTCAACGCCTTTGGCTCCGCAAACCCGGTGGACATGATCAATCCCGAGGTCTGGACGACCGGTCGGAACTAG
- a CDS encoding LysR family transcriptional regulator, translating to MRVDYLGLEAFVAIADYGSFQRAAEALNLSQAALSHRLRKIEEDLGSALLIRSSREVSLTDTGQGLLPEARALLKALHDTYESVRAGAQRQARRLAFACLPSIANAVLPSVLGGASAERPDIAYEVLDIPVDRISGAVRSGAAEFGVTIVSAELSDLRLRPLVEEDYHLFVPQGHVLAGRDHVTLEDIVGVSLARIRSQSKNRQLLDAAFGDMRDRIQWRFEVQNATLAMRLVRAGVALTILPESAIAMAPMTLVAIPFQGVRLQRTLGIVSRRSVPLSNNASTLLEMIEREMLNKFRTHIAASSDRSSRPRD from the coding sequence ATGCGCGTTGACTATCTTGGGCTTGAGGCGTTTGTGGCGATTGCCGACTATGGTTCTTTCCAGCGGGCGGCCGAGGCGCTGAACCTGAGCCAGGCGGCCCTGTCGCACCGGCTGCGCAAGATCGAAGAGGATCTCGGCTCTGCGTTGTTGATCCGATCGAGCCGTGAGGTTTCGTTGACCGATACCGGGCAGGGATTGTTGCCAGAGGCGCGCGCATTGCTGAAGGCGTTGCACGACACCTACGAGTCGGTGCGTGCAGGCGCCCAGCGGCAGGCACGCAGGCTTGCCTTTGCGTGTCTGCCATCGATTGCAAACGCTGTTTTGCCGTCGGTTTTGGGCGGGGCGAGCGCCGAGCGACCCGACATCGCCTATGAAGTGCTCGATATTCCGGTGGACCGCATTTCGGGCGCGGTGCGCAGCGGAGCCGCGGAATTCGGTGTCACCATCGTGTCGGCGGAACTGTCCGACCTGCGTTTGCGACCACTGGTCGAAGAGGATTACCACCTCTTCGTGCCGCAGGGGCACGTTCTGGCAGGTCGGGACCATGTCACGCTTGAGGATATTGTAGGGGTAAGTCTGGCGCGCATCCGGTCGCAGTCCAAGAACCGTCAGTTGCTTGATGCCGCGTTTGGTGACATGCGCGACCGCATCCAGTGGCGGTTCGAGGTTCAAAATGCCACCTTGGCGATGCGGTTGGTGCGCGCGGGCGTGGCGCTGACGATCCTGCCGGAAAGCGCCATTGCGATGGCGCCCATGACGCTGGTCGCGATCCCGTTTCAGGGCGTGCGGTTGCAGCGGACACTGGGCATTGTATCGCGGCGCAGCGTTCCACTGTCCAACAACGCAAGCACGCTTCTCGAAATGATCGAGCGCGAAATGCTGAACAAGTTTCGCACCCATATCGCGGCTAGTTCCGACCGGTCGTCCAGACCTCGGGATTGA
- a CDS encoding sulfite exporter TauE/SafE family protein yields MIPPVLLPDGMTEIVFAVLVVTSFAASFITAAFSIGGGSILLAVMASLVPPAALIPTHGVIQIGSNFGRALLSFPHIFWPALPAFAFGSVIGVAVGGTIVVSLPPAWVQIGVGGFVIWSVFAKPPKGLRDWPLLVGVLSSFLTMFFGATGLFVATFTKSHKLPRHSHVATHAALMTVQHGVKTIAFGLLGFVFAQWWAFIVAMICAGFGGTLAGKLMLNRIDDRWFRQALDVFLILLSLRLIYGGLRDILG; encoded by the coding sequence ATGATCCCCCCTGTATTGCTGCCCGACGGAATGACCGAGATTGTCTTTGCCGTTCTCGTTGTCACCAGTTTTGCGGCCTCTTTCATCACCGCTGCCTTTAGCATCGGCGGTGGCAGCATACTGCTGGCTGTCATGGCCTCACTTGTGCCACCCGCCGCCCTGATCCCGACCCATGGCGTGATCCAGATCGGGTCGAATTTTGGACGGGCGTTGCTGTCATTTCCGCATATCTTCTGGCCTGCCCTGCCGGCCTTTGCTTTTGGCTCTGTCATCGGTGTCGCGGTGGGCGGCACCATCGTGGTCAGCCTGCCGCCTGCATGGGTCCAAATCGGTGTCGGCGGTTTTGTAATCTGGAGCGTTTTTGCAAAGCCCCCCAAAGGACTGCGCGACTGGCCGCTACTGGTGGGTGTACTGTCAAGTTTTCTCACTATGTTTTTTGGCGCGACCGGCTTGTTCGTTGCCACTTTTACCAAGTCGCACAAACTGCCGCGCCATTCCCACGTCGCCACCCACGCCGCGCTGATGACTGTTCAGCACGGTGTCAAAACCATCGCCTTTGGCCTTTTGGGGTTTGTCTTTGCGCAATGGTGGGCTTTTATCGTCGCTATGATCTGCGCCGGCTTTGGCGGCACGCTTGCGGGCAAACTGATGCTCAACCGGATCGATGATCGCTGGTTTCGGCAAGCCTTGGACGTCTTTCTGATCCTGTTGTCGCTGCGGCTGATCTACGGCGGCTTGCGCGACATTTTGGGTTAA
- a CDS encoding isocitrate/isopropylmalate dehydrogenase family protein, translating into MTRLLVLEGDGIGPEIVAATCDVLAVLDARFNLGLIVERAEIGFPALAAHGTTIPDAVIARALEADGVILGPVSHNAYPPVSEGGLNPSGVLRKRLDLYANIRPARTPEGLGGRAPVDLVVVRENTEGFYADRNMAEGSGEFLPEPGMALAIRKITAKASRRIAQSAFALAETRPARRVTVVHKANVLRLSDGLFLDEVRKVAADHPEITVDEMLVDAAAAHLVRAPERFDVIVTTNMFGDILSDLASELAGSLGLGGSLNAGETRAMAQAQHGSAPDIAGTGAANPGSLIASVAMLLHWLAGRGGADSFARAGAATDAALAVALADPAARTPDIGGTGTTRAMTDRVIQALGSD; encoded by the coding sequence ATGACCCGGCTTCTTGTCTTGGAGGGTGACGGCATCGGGCCTGAGATCGTCGCCGCAACCTGTGATGTGCTTGCGGTGCTGGATGCGCGGTTCAATCTGGGATTGATCGTCGAGCGCGCAGAGATAGGATTTCCAGCGCTTGCCGCACATGGCACCACCATTCCCGATGCGGTGATCGCCCGGGCGCTGGAGGCGGATGGTGTGATCCTTGGACCGGTGTCACACAACGCTTATCCGCCAGTGTCCGAAGGTGGGTTGAACCCGTCGGGTGTCTTGCGCAAGCGGCTGGATCTGTATGCCAACATCCGGCCTGCGCGCACACCTGAGGGTCTTGGTGGACGGGCACCTGTTGATCTGGTTGTCGTGCGTGAGAACACCGAAGGGTTCTACGCCGACCGGAACATGGCCGAAGGGTCGGGCGAGTTTCTGCCAGAACCGGGCATGGCGTTGGCCATTCGCAAGATCACCGCAAAAGCCAGCAGGCGGATCGCACAAAGCGCCTTTGCCCTTGCCGAAACGCGGCCTGCGCGTCGGGTGACGGTGGTGCACAAGGCCAATGTGCTTCGTCTGTCGGACGGGTTGTTTCTGGACGAGGTGCGCAAGGTTGCAGCCGACCATCCAGAGATCACGGTGGACGAAATGCTGGTCGATGCGGCGGCGGCGCATCTGGTGCGTGCGCCAGAGCGGTTCGATGTGATCGTGACAACCAACATGTTTGGCGACATCCTGTCCGATCTTGCATCGGAACTGGCGGGCAGCCTTGGGCTGGGCGGGTCACTAAATGCGGGTGAGACGCGCGCCATGGCGCAGGCGCAACATGGGTCAGCACCCGATATTGCCGGAACTGGCGCTGCCAATCCCGGCTCTCTCATCGCATCGGTCGCGATGTTGTTGCACTGGCTGGCAGGGCGCGGTGGTGCAGACAGCTTTGCCCGCGCAGGCGCGGCGACCGATGCGGCGCTAGCCGTGGCGCTGGCCGATCCCGCGGCGCGCACGCCCGACATTGGGGGGACGGGCACGACGCGTGCCATGACCGATAGGGTGATACAGGCGCTTGGGTCGGATTAA
- the tcuB gene encoding tricarballylate utilization 4Fe-4S protein TcuB, with product MSLDVSLQTDPGALSDDPTEEARRQIEICNACRYCEGYCQVFPAITRQKVFASGDITQLANLCHNCRGCYYACQYTEPHEFALNLPKALAVARVDSWDRMAWPGGLARVFQRSGMALVAALVVGFAFFFWLVAALPGGGEGFYAYLGHTAMVAIFLPAFVLPLGAIAVSLRRYWREVGAGPVRWAHLVDAFAGAAKMRNLAGGGAGCNFEKDDRYSQARRHAHQAVLWGFVLCFASTSVGTILHYIFDIQAPYGLISLPKLLGVPGGILLVLGGVGLAMLKLKADPDLGAKDYWGGEMAFVLLLSFVGLSGLALYAATGTALVGGLLALHLGSVLTFFLLTPYSKMAHGFYRMAALVADAQERAR from the coding sequence ATGTCGCTTGATGTTTCGCTACAAACCGATCCGGGCGCGTTGAGCGATGACCCGACCGAAGAAGCGCGCCGCCAGATCGAGATCTGCAATGCCTGCCGCTATTGCGAGGGCTATTGTCAGGTGTTTCCGGCGATCACCCGACAAAAGGTGTTCGCAAGCGGTGACATTACCCAGCTTGCAAACCTGTGCCACAACTGCCGGGGTTGCTATTACGCTTGCCAATATACCGAGCCGCATGAATTCGCGCTGAACCTGCCCAAGGCGCTGGCGGTGGCACGGGTCGACAGCTGGGATCGCATGGCGTGGCCGGGTGGCCTTGCGCGGGTGTTCCAACGGTCGGGCATGGCGCTAGTGGCGGCTCTGGTCGTGGGGTTCGCGTTTTTCTTTTGGTTGGTTGCGGCGCTGCCCGGCGGCGGCGAGGGGTTTTATGCCTATCTCGGCCATACAGCTATGGTGGCGATTTTCCTGCCTGCGTTTGTGTTGCCGCTTGGGGCCATTGCCGTGTCGCTACGCCGCTATTGGCGTGAGGTCGGGGCGGGGCCGGTCCGCTGGGCGCATTTGGTTGATGCTTTTGCCGGGGCGGCAAAGATGCGCAATCTGGCGGGCGGCGGTGCTGGATGTAACTTTGAAAAGGATGACCGCTATTCGCAGGCACGCCGCCATGCGCATCAGGCGGTGCTATGGGGATTTGTCCTGTGTTTCGCCTCTACCTCCGTGGGCACGATCCTTCACTATATCTTTGATATTCAGGCCCCCTACGGGCTGATTTCGCTGCCCAAACTGTTGGGCGTTCCGGGGGGCATCCTTTTGGTTCTGGGTGGCGTCGGGTTGGCCATGCTGAAACTCAAGGCTGATCCGGACCTGGGGGCCAAGGATTATTGGGGGGGCGAAATGGCCTTTGTCCTGCTGCTGTCCTTTGTTGGGCTGAGCGGTCTTGCGCTGTATGCCGCGACGGGAACGGCGTTGGTGGGCGGCCTTTTGGCGCTGCACCTAGGGTCTGTGCTCACATTTTTCCTGCTCACCCCCTATTCCAAGATGGCCCACGGTTTCTACCGGATGGCTGCGCTGGTGGCGGATGCGCAGGAACGCGCCAGATGA
- the tcuA gene encoding FAD-dependent tricarballylate dehydrogenase TcuA yields the protein MTNLDAAAQTKWDIVVVGGGNAGLCAAITAAETGARVIVLEGAPKAYRGGNSRHTRNFRCMHHGPLGPLVETYDEDEFFDDLLRVTKGQTDEHLARLAIRTSEACLPWMQAHGVQFQKSLSGTLSLDRTNAFFLGGGKALVNAYYNTAEDLGITVLYDAQVTHVGVEGAAFTHVAVEQGGVQADISGKAVVLASGGFQSDIDWLARAWGEAARNFLIRGTPYNRGVVLKDMLDQGAQTVGDPTQCHAVAIDGRAPKFDGGIVTRLDCVPFSVVVNKDGARFYDEGEDVWPKRYAIWGRLVAAQPEQVAYSIIDARAINLFMPSVYPPLSGNTLEELAEKLGLPAAAVRDTVEAFNAACTDGPFKPQELDGLATQGITPAKTNWARPIVEPPFYGYSLRPGVTFTYLGLKVDDQARVTGPDGLYDNIWSAGEMMAGSILGQGYLAGFGMTIGTVFGRIAGKGAANHVA from the coding sequence TTGACCAATCTGGACGCCGCAGCACAGACCAAATGGGACATCGTCGTGGTGGGTGGCGGCAATGCCGGACTGTGCGCCGCAATCACGGCGGCAGAAACTGGCGCACGGGTGATCGTGCTGGAGGGGGCGCCCAAAGCGTATCGCGGCGGCAACTCACGCCACACCCGCAACTTTCGCTGTATGCATCACGGACCACTAGGCCCGTTGGTTGAAACCTACGACGAAGACGAATTTTTTGACGACCTTTTGCGTGTCACCAAGGGCCAGACAGACGAGCATCTGGCGCGACTTGCGATCCGCACGTCAGAGGCCTGTCTGCCGTGGATGCAGGCGCACGGGGTGCAGTTCCAGAAATCCTTGTCCGGCACGCTGTCGCTGGACCGGACAAACGCGTTCTTTCTTGGCGGTGGCAAGGCGCTGGTGAACGCCTACTACAACACGGCCGAGGATCTGGGCATCACCGTTCTTTACGACGCGCAAGTGACTCATGTCGGCGTCGAAGGCGCGGCGTTTACCCATGTCGCGGTCGAACAGGGCGGCGTTCAGGCCGATATCTCGGGCAAAGCAGTGGTGCTTGCCTCGGGCGGTTTCCAGTCAGATATCGACTGGTTGGCACGCGCATGGGGCGAAGCCGCGCGCAACTTCCTTATTCGCGGAACCCCTTACAATCGTGGCGTTGTGCTAAAGGATATGCTGGATCAGGGCGCGCAGACGGTGGGCGATCCAACTCAGTGCCATGCGGTTGCAATCGACGGGCGGGCGCCCAAGTTCGATGGCGGGATCGTGACCCGGTTGGACTGTGTGCCGTTTTCGGTTGTGGTGAACAAGGACGGTGCCCGGTTCTATGACGAGGGTGAGGATGTCTGGCCCAAACGTTACGCAATCTGGGGGCGTCTGGTGGCCGCGCAGCCAGAACAGGTTGCCTATTCCATCATTGATGCGCGGGCGATCAACCTGTTCATGCCATCTGTCTACCCGCCGCTGAGCGGCAATACTCTTGAAGAACTGGCAGAAAAGCTGGGTCTGCCTGCGGCTGCAGTGCGCGACACGGTCGAGGCGTTCAATGCCGCCTGCACCGACGGCCCGTTCAAGCCGCAGGAACTGGACGGGTTGGCGACACAGGGCATCACACCCGCCAAGACAAACTGGGCACGACCCATCGTCGAGCCGCCGTTTTATGGCTATTCGCTGCGCCCCGGCGTGACCTTCACCTATCTGGGATTGAAGGTGGACGATCAGGCGCGGGTGACAGGCCCGGACGGGCTATATGACAATATCTGGAGTGCGGGCGAAATGATGGCCGGGTCCATTCTGGGGCAGGGCTATCTGGCCGGCTTCGGGATGACCATTGGCACGGTGTTCGGCCGTATCGCAGGCAAGGGAGCCGCAAACCATGTCGCTTGA
- a CDS encoding transporter substrate-binding domain-containing protein has product MRKQLQAIAPGPSLRAAINLGNRALARNDNGELRGITPALSRRLAKEIGKPVEFVLYDGAGKTFNDAGKGLWDVGFLAIDPARAKAVSFTRAYTEIIATYAVRDNSPVTSVDQADRPGTKIVVGNGSAYDLFLTEALHHAELVRASDPGASFDLFRGGVGDVVAGVLQSLQRNFPQGSGVRILPGKITSVRQAMVLPYHDADRTAALDAFVERAIASGFVEANI; this is encoded by the coding sequence ATGCGCAAGCAACTGCAGGCCATTGCACCCGGACCATCGCTTCGGGCAGCTATCAATCTTGGCAACCGGGCGCTGGCGCGGAACGACAACGGCGAGCTTCGGGGAATAACGCCTGCGCTTTCCAGACGACTGGCAAAGGAGATCGGCAAGCCGGTTGAGTTTGTCCTATACGATGGGGCGGGAAAGACGTTCAACGATGCGGGCAAGGGCCTTTGGGATGTCGGCTTTCTGGCGATCGATCCCGCGCGGGCCAAGGCAGTTTCATTCACCCGCGCCTACACCGAGATCATCGCGACCTACGCAGTGCGCGACAACAGTCCCGTCACCTCTGTAGATCAGGCAGACAGGCCCGGCACCAAAATCGTTGTCGGGAACGGGTCCGCCTATGACCTCTTCCTGACGGAGGCCCTGCACCACGCTGAATTGGTGCGCGCATCGGACCCCGGCGCGTCGTTTGACCTATTTAGAGGCGGCGTTGGGGACGTTGTTGCTGGCGTGTTGCAAAGCCTGCAACGCAATTTCCCCCAAGGGTCCGGCGTGCGTATTCTTCCCGGCAAGATCACTTCGGTGCGGCAGGCGATGGTTTTGCCGTACCACGATGCGGACCGGACTGCGGCGCTTGATGCCTTCGTTGAGCGGGCCATTGCAAGTGGATTTGTTGAAGCGAACATCTGA
- a CDS encoding TAXI family TRAP transporter solute-binding subunit yields the protein MRHFIKTLTAGAAFAAMSLAASAEEYRIGTASVGGAFFPVGQSISNLVNKYAGGGMTMVPIVTQGSVQNPRLVAMGEVELGITNANLAADAVAGRGAYDGNALDIKALGPLHPSVLHMVVADSSDIQSFADLKGKRIAVGPAGGGTMGFLNNMLPVYGLTLDDITPSFLSYGDGFSQLSDGNVDAALALSGYPAAAVMQAAASGKLRMITMDPDKLAQILEENPAYSTYDIAPDVYGMETTATVLGVTNMLIVPASMDVDVASAIVAAIYDHLDEFAAENANARQIDKARAASLSIELHEGAAAYFAQ from the coding sequence ATGCGACATTTTATCAAGACGCTTACGGCCGGGGCTGCGTTTGCGGCCATGTCCCTTGCGGCTTCCGCAGAGGAATACCGGATCGGCACGGCCAGCGTCGGCGGCGCCTTCTTTCCGGTCGGGCAGAGCATCTCGAACCTAGTGAACAAATATGCCGGGGGCGGCATGACCATGGTTCCCATCGTTACGCAGGGGTCCGTTCAAAACCCGCGTCTTGTGGCCATGGGAGAGGTCGAACTGGGTATCACCAATGCCAACCTTGCCGCTGATGCGGTGGCCGGGCGTGGTGCCTATGACGGCAACGCGCTGGACATCAAAGCACTTGGCCCGCTGCACCCCAGCGTGCTGCACATGGTCGTGGCCGATAGTTCCGATATCCAGAGCTTTGCCGACCTCAAGGGCAAGCGTATTGCCGTTGGCCCTGCGGGCGGCGGCACCATGGGTTTTCTCAATAATATGCTGCCGGTCTATGGCCTGACGCTGGATGATATCACGCCCAGCTTTCTCAGCTATGGCGACGGATTCAGCCAGTTGTCGGATGGAAATGTTGATGCCGCGCTGGCGCTGTCAGGGTATCCTGCCGCCGCCGTCATGCAGGCCGCCGCCTCTGGCAAGCTGCGCATGATCACCATGGACCCCGACAAGCTGGCGCAGATCCTTGAGGAAAACCCGGCCTACAGCACCTATGACATCGCGCCTGATGTCTACGGCATGGAGACCACCGCCACCGTGCTGGGTGTGACCAACATGCTGATCGTGCCCGCTAGCATGGATGTGGACGTCGCATCGGCCATCGTGGCCGCGATCTACGACCACCTTGATGAGTTCGCTGCCGAAAACGCCAACGCACGTCAGATCGACAAGGCACGCGCGGCAAGTCTGTCTATTGAACTGCATGAGGGCGCCGCCGCCTATTTTGCGCAGTAA
- a CDS encoding TRAP transporter permease — MFGLRETLTPAKLLAVVAFVFGAYHLLIVSGVIAMSTMEMRLTHLMLALTLLFARKPAAPGLEHNRIARALDMALIAAALIASGWLLSRWKPIAFSGGMTIEQDYWAGIVIVALVFEAARRGIGLILALITLVFFLYPFVSPWLPGILNGRGYGLERVVTFLTTDTQGIYGIPIGVAATYIITFTIFGSLLSRLGAGDFFFEISFRLTRGMRAASAKSAVLFSSLIGMVSGSAAGNVAVTGTLTIPLMKREGYAPHQAAAVEAVASTGGQIMPPVMGAAAFIMAEVVGVSYTEIMATGLLPALLFFGTAFVVVHLRAVRSGIEPVTTPSKDPRTTARVLWDGMPFIAAFALLLGLMLLGYSPFKASLWAMGAMIVATVIWNRRIDRDLLTRIAGAVTEGASNVVTISAACAAAGIIAGILGLTGLGSKIAVLIDLGSGGSLLIALVLTMIVSIILGMGLPTTAAYLILATVVAPALVKMGVPVLTAHFFVFYFGCISTITPPVALAAYVAGGIAGADINKSGWTAAAYAAPSFLLPFAFCFGPGLLLQGTLGQNLTAVVTGALGVTALAIAVIGVFHRPLSLLGRVVAALAGVLLLFQDLTSAAIGIALMAALWALTEFRARKHAT, encoded by the coding sequence ATGTTCGGCCTGCGCGAGACCCTCACGCCTGCAAAACTGCTGGCCGTCGTGGCCTTTGTCTTTGGCGCATATCACCTGCTGATCGTTTCCGGCGTGATCGCCATGTCGACGATGGAGATGCGGCTGACACACCTGATGTTGGCGCTGACCCTGCTTTTCGCCCGCAAACCCGCGGCACCGGGGCTGGAACACAACCGGATTGCGCGGGCACTGGATATGGCTCTCATCGCTGCCGCACTCATTGCCAGCGGCTGGCTGTTGTCACGGTGGAAGCCGATCGCCTTCAGCGGCGGCATGACCATCGAACAGGATTATTGGGCGGGCATCGTCATCGTCGCACTGGTGTTCGAGGCCGCGCGGCGGGGCATCGGTCTGATCCTTGCGCTGATCACCTTGGTGTTTTTCCTCTACCCATTTGTCAGCCCATGGCTGCCCGGAATCCTGAACGGGCGCGGATATGGATTGGAACGGGTTGTGACCTTTCTGACCACCGACACCCAAGGCATTTATGGTATCCCTATCGGTGTTGCGGCGACCTATATCATCACCTTCACCATCTTCGGCTCTTTGCTGTCGCGCCTCGGCGCAGGGGACTTCTTTTTTGAGATTTCGTTCCGCCTGACACGCGGCATGCGCGCGGCATCGGCCAAATCGGCGGTGCTGTTTTCCTCGCTGATCGGCATGGTGTCAGGGTCTGCGGCAGGCAATGTCGCCGTGACCGGAACCCTGACCATTCCGCTGATGAAACGTGAGGGATACGCCCCACATCAGGCCGCAGCGGTTGAGGCTGTCGCCTCGACCGGCGGGCAGATCATGCCCCCTGTCATGGGGGCCGCCGCCTTTATCATGGCCGAGGTGGTGGGCGTCTCTTACACCGAAATCATGGCCACCGGCCTGCTGCCGGCGCTGCTGTTTTTTGGCACCGCCTTTGTCGTGGTCCACTTGCGCGCCGTGCGCAGCGGGATCGAGCCTGTGACCACCCCATCCAAAGACCCCCGCACCACGGCCCGCGTCCTTTGGGACGGCATGCCATTCATCGCCGCCTTTGCGTTGCTCTTGGGTCTGATGTTGTTGGGATATTCACCATTCAAGGCGTCCCTTTGGGCGATGGGGGCAATGATCGTCGCCACTGTTATCTGGAACCGCCGCATTGACCGTGACCTGCTGACCCGCATCGCCGGTGCTGTGACAGAGGGCGCGTCGAACGTCGTCACCATCTCTGCTGCCTGTGCGGCGGCGGGGATCATTGCAGGCATTCTTGGCCTGACCGGGTTGGGGTCCAAGATCGCGGTGCTGATCGACCTCGGGTCCGGCGGCAGCCTGCTGATCGCGCTAGTGCTGACGATGATCGTATCGATCATCCTTGGCATGGGTCTGCCCACCACCGCCGCCTATCTGATCCTTGCCACCGTGGTGGCGCCCGCTCTGGTCAAGATGGGGGTGCCGGTGCTGACCGCGCATTTCTTTGTCTTCTACTTCGGCTGTATCTCAACCATCACGCCCCCCGTGGCGCTTGCCGCCTATGTGGCTGGGGGGATCGCGGGGGCGGATATCAACAAATCCGGCTGGACCGCCGCCGCCTATGCCGCGCCCAGCTTTCTGCTGCCCTTTGCCTTTTGCTTTGGCCCCGGCCTGCTGTTGCAGGGCACACTGGGTCAGAACCTGACCGCCGTTGTCACCGGCGCGTTGGGGGTGACGGCGCTGGCCATCGCCGTGATCGGCGTGTTCCACCGGCCGCTCTCTCTTTTGGGCCGGGTCGTCGCCGCGCTGGCGGGGGTTCTCCTCCTGTTTCAGGACCTCACCAGCGCGGCGATTGGCATTGCCCTGATGGCCGCCCTCTGGGCCCTGACCGAATTCCGCGCGCGCAAGCACGCCACCTGA
- a CDS encoding cupin domain-containing protein, which yields MKEFRRVVTGHDSTGRAIIESDQTAAQFLERPNRPGVRLTNFWISDGTPAEYDGATETCTGDFTLHPPANGSVFRCVEFQPEDPEVMAKLDGATAFAEMGAAANIVEGARHPFMHRTDSVDYALVLTGEIWMLMDDPEDDVLLKAGDVCIQRGTNHAWSNKGTETCIIMFVLNDGVTTRDARGDARRGIPNRQQT from the coding sequence ATGAAAGAGTTCCGCCGCGTCGTCACCGGACACGATTCCACTGGTCGCGCAATCATCGAAAGCGACCAGACCGCCGCGCAGTTCCTTGAACGGCCAAACCGCCCAGGTGTGCGCCTGACCAACTTCTGGATCTCGGACGGCACGCCCGCCGAATACGACGGCGCGACCGAAACCTGCACTGGCGATTTCACCCTGCACCCGCCCGCCAATGGAAGCGTGTTCCGCTGTGTCGAGTTTCAGCCCGAAGACCCCGAGGTCATGGCCAAATTGGACGGCGCAACCGCCTTTGCCGAAATGGGTGCGGCGGCCAACATCGTCGAAGGCGCGCGCCACCCGTTCATGCATCGCACCGACAGCGTCGACTACGCGCTGGTCCTCACCGGTGAAATCTGGATGCTGATGGACGACCCCGAAGACGATGTCCTGCTAAAGGCGGGCGATGTCTGCATCCAGCGCGGCACCAATCATGCGTGGTCCAACAAGGGAACCGAAACCTGCATCATCATGTTTGTCCTGAATGATGGCGTCACCACCCGCGACGCGAGAGGTGACGCGCGACGTGGCATCCCTAACCGTCAGCAGACATGA